The proteins below come from a single Zea mays cultivar B73 chromosome 8, Zm-B73-REFERENCE-NAM-5.0, whole genome shotgun sequence genomic window:
- the LOC109941490 gene encoding uncharacterized protein: MSNNINGEDQLDGADEVKEVKRRGKTKLINVWNIPRGHRVVVNCNELNQPIGEEAGVLAKFLGMVARNGSLCSLSFKDWRLLIGKKDRNYKQINKEAILNQVKKRFLYPARMETWVLRTIGERWRQHKSNLKSIYFDPHKSQDANNSNAPDGVLADQWVALVNNWMTPKAQDLSEANRINCTRRKSMHTSGTKSFARNREELREQDPEKKYPHRAVLYIHTHKSNIGNNRNAHVGYPDAPLSPPTDVRPAIKRQSVTSIEIFNI; encoded by the exons ATGTCAAATAACATAAATGGAGAGGACCAACTTGATGGCGCTGATGAGGTTAAAGAGGTTAAAAGGCGTGGGAAGACAAAACTTATTAATGTTTGGAACATTCCAAGAGGCCATAGGGTTGTAGTTAACTGTAATGAGCTGAATCAGCCTATCGGAGAAGAGGCAGGAGTCCTTGCAAAATTCCTTGGCATGGTTGCTAGGAATGGCTCCTTGTGTAGCTTAAGCTTCAAGGATTGGAGACTACTTATAGGAAAGAAAGATAGGAACTATAAACAAATCAATAAGGAGGCCATTCTTaatcaagtaaag AAGAGATTTCTTTACCCTGCCCGCATGGAAACATGGGTGCTGCGAACAATTGGAGAGAGATGGAGGCAACACAAGTCCAATTTGAAATCCATTTATTTTGACCCACATAAGAGTCAGGATGCTAATAATAGTAATGCTCCTGATGGTGTATTAGCTGATCAGTGGGTTGCGCTTGTCAATAATTGGATGACCCCTAAAGCACAG GATTTAAGTGAGGCCAATAGGATAAATTGTACAAGAAGAAAGTCAATGCATACATCTGGAACAAAAAGCTTTGCTCGGAATAGAGAAGAATTG AGGGAACAAGATCCTGAAAAGAAATACCCTCATAGGGCTGTTTTGTATATCCATACACACAAGTCTAACATCGGCAATAACAGAAATGCACATGTG GGCTATCCAGATGCTCCTTTATCGCCACCAACAGATGTTCGTCCTGCTATAAAACGACAA AGTGTCACTTCTATTGAAATCTTCAATATTTAG